Proteins from a single region of Hyphomicrobiales bacterium:
- the rpsU gene encoding 30S ribosomal protein S21: MQVLVRDNNVDQALKALKKKMQREGIFREMKLRNHYEKPSEKKAREKAEAIRRARKIARKRAQREGLLTKRAKR, from the coding sequence GTGCAAGTACTCGTTCGCGACAACAACGTCGACCAGGCGCTCAAGGCGCTGAAGAAGAAGATGCAGCGTGAAGGCATCTTCCGGGAGATGAAGCTCCGCAATCATTACGAGAAGCCTTCCGAGAAGAAGGCCCGCGAGAAGGCAGAAGCCATTCGTCGCGCGCGTAAGATTGCCCGCAAGCGTGCCCAGCGCGAAGGCCTGCTGACCAAGCGCGCCAAGCGCTAA